The Helianthus annuus cultivar XRQ/B chromosome 11, HanXRQr2.0-SUNRISE, whole genome shotgun sequence region CAAAATTCGCGTTTTGAACATCCactacccgtcgccgacgggcctgaccccgtcgccgacgggttccgTAAAACCATTctttggccgacggcctaattGACTGGATACGGGCACATGCTGCTGACGGGCTAATctggagggcgtcgccgacggggcccaggccgtcggcgacgggttctcgTTTGCGATCTTTTGTTTTTTCGCTTCCAACACTCCCGTttgatccgtaacgcatcccggtgctccggttttcgatccGGTgatccgtaaagctcccgaaaagctccttaaacttcattaaacctgcaaaacacaaatctaattaaaagtaggctattcaagattaaaagtcgaataaaaacatcaacttaagcatcaacgaacaccggttttcaaccacgcatcagtattatatgccttaacatgtctaataatgttacctaatcagtttagatataaaaatttaggttacatatggttaaaatgaatttatgcgtaaaaagggcattttggtcattttccttaGGCATATAAAtcacctatcatacaactaactaaacgaagtgaccataaggtataacctcggaaggttattccctatacaactatggtcacaaaacatgtttggtcggatcctaatgatcgaccaaacgggtcgggttcgaaagtctaagcggttgtttagaccgcttatcttacgaccctatataagcactaaactaaaagtgacgagttaaacatgttaaaacatgttcaacgaagttagaaaacaagtttgatatcaaaacaaacggttttgatacccaagaatagtttggttgctaAATACGcttgaatacgcattttgaccgaaactatgactcgtcactatacctaatcaatgtggtaatcagtaggtatagtcacaagggactataaccatcatgattacgctcacattgcgaagttcaaacgaacttcgtgttgaccatagactggtcaaagcagaaagtcaaacattgtttgactttcgtgcttgaAAAGtgataaaagcacgaaagaaacttacaaagggtccaagctaggaagatcttgatccaaaacactcaggtatgaagtttTAGAACTTCAACTTAGAGTTATTCAGATCAAGGTGAGCAAAAATGAAAGAGAGCttgggtttatatagtttttggagaaccgttaggatcgtttctcgcaaatcgtgctttgatcttgaccttacaagtgggcacatggttttctaAACCATGGGAACATAAAAAACAAGCAAAAtccatcaaatggtattgaaaaaacatgatcaaaaccatcaaaaacagCTGGAATGGCCAGGTTCAATGTTTCTGTTACTGGAGTCTGTCACGCCTCGCGTAATATTAGGGCCAGGCTTACACGCCCCGTGTGGCATCTTTGGCAGATTGtcacttttggtccctgcagcccagaaacttgtattttgatgcattttttacacttttaagccccgttaaccccatttcaaagctctaaaatgaagttaaagaatagggaacttaaaacatgctcaaaaacatctcggatgtcggttcgtttggtcgcacggttgcgttattcggttaattacgacggaaatcgtaacgaacgcaaaaacgatccaaattacgcgacgaatggaattttatcatgccaatcactaaaataaaatattttaatgattacataaatttttggatgtccggatatattcagtaTGCGCGAAAAttcaaacttatgcactttttgacgcttttagtcccttctGATCAAagaagtttatttttgcacaccaaacacctcaaagcctatttctaagctatgtaaaggatatttagggcatgtttaacttataatcatattccggaatgttcgttacagtacgaatcggcatacgttcgtagtttgtcgaaattagtccctgtaagcgaataaacttgatttcgacacaccaaaccttccaaaacctatttctaagttatgtaaaggttatttaaggtatgttaagcccatgtcactgttccggagagtttttcgcgttaaactgattacgtttacgcatcagttcgcgtataactttcaagaaagcgatttagagctcgaaatcgaacgagaattgatatgtgcaaatgatacacaaaTTTATACAAATCcgaagtatgaaacacaatatttcattggtttggtatttgtttgatggccatggaggcacagatgtcacatttaTGATCGTATGTGTATTTACTTGATCGTATGTAATACAAAATGTATGATACGAGAGATTATATTATAACTTCAAAGTTAAAACCATCACGTTATGCAATTACTCCTTAGTTTGCCATTTTTGATGGTCTATCTCATTATTAAAATGGCCATCATTACAATTCTTATAGTCAATCTAATCATCACAAGTGTCTCAATTAGGTCCATCATTACATTTATAATGACTGATATATAATCACATTCACTTTTGGGAATGCAGTAGAACCAAAACAAGCTTCATAACTTTTCATTATTTACTCGGTCACATGAGTATTCATAACTCTTATAATGATATTGCTACTTTAGGAGCATATGTCTGAAGTGTGACAAATGAAAAGAATTTAATCGATTTTTCCTTGTAAATAATGTTCTCTTTGCTTACCATCAATTGAGAAGGAGTTGAGTCGTATAAGATTTATCAATCTTATATCTTACGACCTTTATAACGATCATTGTATAGTCATCACCTTATTAACATGGTTGATCTCATTACATGAGCATTATAACAATTATTTGCATGTCAAGATAAATCTTGTTTTTTTTATGACGCtaaaaacatgacacacaaaaaagaatgtcatagatttattaaattttgtaaaccacgacatttttttcttgacatacACTTTTGAATGTCATAAAATATGTGTGTGTCATTATTTGCATGTCAAGAGTAgtgtattttctagtagtgtcaattaccatgattacgaactttacaccaattattatatcatcacattcactTCAAGGAATGGATTATAACCAAACAACTATCATGGTGACATCATTACAATTTTCTTAGTTGTGTACATGATCTTCTCCTTTACACTGgtcattatatcatcacattcactTCATGGATTAGATTCACACAACTTTCACACATGGTTGTCTTAAAACATATTCTTTAATGATCTTGCTACTCCAGAATGGAAACTTTTTTTTATTCAAACTTTTCTTATAAATAATCTTCTCATCACATGATATAAATTGAGAAGTGGTTATATGACCGAGTTATTTAGATTGCTCGGTTTTAAAATCTTACAAGCTCCATAACTTTATAATAAACTTTATGGAGTCTCACACTTTGTGACTAGGCATGCTCATAAGCTTTCATAAAAATGATAATAAACCACAATTTTAATGCAATTGCTATATTCAATATTGTCTATATGCATAAACGATAGCATATtaaatatactatataaaatCAAACTATACAATATATAACTGATTCTTATCAGGTATAATAAAATGCATATAATTAACTTGCCTTAATGTCATGATTGAATATTAAAATATATCAAGAACACTATTGAAAAGGTTTATGGTAATATATAAAGGTGATGATTATACAATGCATCACTTTATATTATGTTACTATGATAAATGACTTATGACATAACCTTATGATATAACATGCGTTCATCAGTAGTTTTATgaaatatgtatttatttatgaaaTATGAATATTATGTAATAACTCATCGCGATATAACCGATCACAAATATCCATATACATGGTTTTGTCACTCTAACTTCAAAAATATACAAATATCTCCATGAATTTATTttaggttaatttttttttaagattgGAGATTATAATATCATATAAGGAACATATATACCAAAAATTATATAACCCCAACATTATAACAAATAATATTCTCAAATCTACTCATTTATATTTGAATGAATCCCTCTAATTTAGAGTGATCATAAACCTTGTTTACATGTAAGTATTTAACTAAGTACATATCCTTATAACATGAGTAAACGACAGTTACCTTCCATGTTAATAGTTTTTGAATATACATTTAATATCAATCAATACCATAAACTTATTTTTCAACAAAAGCATACTATTAggaaaagattaaaaaataaaCTCAACAGTCAACATTGAATTTAATTATAAATATAGTTGATCGATACAAATTTCAATAAAATTACTTTCAATTAATAACaatataatattacatatcaATATCATGCAAAATTGGTCTTATTTAAATCTGTTATCAAACTTGTGATATCAAAAATCTATGATCTAAAAGATGTACATCCACACAAACCTTTTTTTATTCATTCAAGAATATAGCATACCTAAATAACCATATTGTATTGTATTATACGCAGGACATGGTAAAAGACAATATTTACAGTAACACTAACTACACGATCTTTTTTTACTAAATGAACAGATGAACTTAGACTTCAAAGTTTATTACTAATTTAATGGATGAAGAAACAATAAGATAGCAATATTAAGCCCATACAGTATTCTAAAAACAGTTCaatctaaaaaaaattatataaacatttCGTTGATACAACCTAGAGCAACATAATATAGAATACATAAATATGCACAACTAACAGTTTGTTTTAAACAAGTACCAATTTAAAAGTGAGTTTACAACAAACAAACGTTAGTATAAAGAAATAGTAGCAGATTTCttcaaacaaaaacaacaaacaGATTTACAAATACATAATAAAATAATTCTTACACAATGAAATATTATTTAAACATAACAAGTCACAATTCACTAAAACAATACGAACACATCAATTAAATAGTTGGCTTACACTTCAGTTGAAATTATTTTAGCAAAACAAACAACTACATAATAACTTATGATTCATAAAGGTTTATAGGAATAGTTCATTTATCTGGTTTGCTAAAGAGACCCATAACTTCTCATGAGACCTTCACCATCAGTAGTTCATTAACGATGACGTAACGCCATAGGGGACACGTTGcgtcgtgctgataacgtgttgtgaaacaacgACCTAGTAGCAACAATATATAAAGTATATAAACATATGAACTAAGATTAGAGAGATTATGGAGACAAAGGGAAAATGGAGAATGTAAGAAGCTCATTCTTACTTATGTGTATCATACAAAATACATGAGCCACTATATATTGGCTATAAcattaatacaaacataaatatgacatGGGAGTTAGAAATGTGAATAGTCACTATTAATGGATGTATTCATAACAGAGCTCAATTATTCCATACATTCTCTAAACCTAGATCTGGAAACGCTTGTTTGTGAAGAAAATCCCTGATACTTCTGACCGAAATGAACCAGAAACATCCAAAACCCAGCCCCACTTATCTGTTCGAATATAAACTtgattatatttatatattatgtaTATTATAGTGATGTAACGCTATAATACTTATGTTTATATTCGTATGTGTACCGAACAAGTGCTGGGACATGACGGTTGGAAGATATCGTTTTGAAAGCAGTTATTCCCACCAAATAAATGTCGGACTAACTGTCCTCTGCacttgtatatatatgtatttaccGGCAATTATAACCCGCACCAAGATATTCTATTCAATATCCTCATTCTCGTATATACAATTTCTCTTTATGTGTATTGTTACTTATCTGCTTGATCAATATGAATTCATCAAACGAATTCGGTGAATCAAGTTCTGTTAATAATGTTCATGATAATGTCAAACTTCCGCTGCCAACATGTGATAACAGAGCCACGGTGAATTATGATGAAGATGGGCTCTATTCGTCTGCAACTGTTTTACCCTGCAAGCATTGTTCCGGCTAAAAGAAGGAACGACAGATGACAAATTCAATTCAGAGAAGGTGTTACTAGTGCAACCAACCCGGTCATCAAATCGCTTCTTGCAAGACAAAGGAGAACGATGAAGCAACACTTTTGATCCGACAGGCCATTAACACCGGCATTCAAAAGCAAGAGGAAAATGAAGTTCAAAGCATGGAATTTATCGTTGACGGTACAGAAGGAGGCCTCTGGTCTGAAATCTGGTATGTAAGCACAAGTTTCAAACATCATTACGCTGGTAACTTAGATGTATTCAAGAGATTCAAAAATATGTTCGGTGTCGAAACAAAAACCGGTGAAAATAATTTCTTTTTTATAAGAGGGATAGGGGCCGTGGAAGTAGTGTCTAGAAATGAGAAATTTCGAATTCAGAGTGTGTATTACACTCCTGAATTAGATAGAAATGTTCTCagccttgatcaacttgtgattcaaGGATACACGGTACAATTCAATGGTGAAAAATGCAAGATTTTTCCCACTTTTAGTGTACCTATTGTGAACAAAAAGAATAATATAACCGGTTTAACAAGAGAAGATGAAATCGGATCAAGAGAAAAACAATCAATAATAAATAAGGAATCAGATCATGAAGCATACAAATCTGATTACTTGAATGATTATTTTGAGAAACTGAATATATCTTCCAATGAACCCGATTGAAACATAATGATTCTGTAAGCAATGAAGTTCAATGATTTTCAAGACTGCAAGGCTCTTTTCGAAATGTTAGAAGACAGTGATTATGTGAGGAAATACAAGTATGAATTAGAAGTTAAGTTTGAAGAAATGATAGACTGGTTCTTAAGAATAAGGTTGGGAATTACAACAAGACCAATACCTGCATACATGAGTGATAATCGGAAGTTAAATTTGCTTGAACTGTACATGATAGTGAAAAGAGAAGGAGGCCATAGGAATGTAACTTCGAATAATCTATGGGCACTAGTTTCAAAAGACATGGGGCATGACTATTAAGATGGAGATTTTATGAGAATTATGTATGCAATGTACTTAGATGTTCTCATATATTACTACAAGTTCAAGACGACTCAAGAAAATGTTAGAGATGCCAAAACAGTGAACAAGGGAGACTTCAACGGCCAAGGAGAAGGCTACTCGGGAACAAGAGGTGAAGCTGCTGATAAGGGAAGAAGATCGATGAGCGATGGATGCATACCGGAAGAAGAAGGAGAGCACTATGCTCTGTTTGCTGGGAACGACTGGACAGGAATGAAGAAGGCTCAAAAACGACGAAGATTCGATTTCAGGCAAGCTGAAAAGGCTGTAAATGAAGCCAATCGAAGCGTTCTCATGCACTCCCGTAAATATAATCCAGTTTAGGGCAGAGTGTTCGAATATAAACTtgattatatttatatattatgtaTATTAGAGTGATGTAACGCTATAATACTTATGTTTATATTCGTATGTGTACCGAACAAGTTCTGGGACATGACGGTTGGAAGATATCGTTTTGAAAGCAGTTATTCCCGCTAAATAACTCCCGGACTAACTGTCTTCTGCacttgtatatatatgtatttgcCGGCAATTATAACCGGCACCAAGATATTCTATTTAATATCCTCATTCTCGTATTTACAATTTCTCTTCATGTGTATTGTTACTTATCTGCTTGATCAATATGAATTCATCAAACGAATTCGGTGAATCAAGTTCTGTTAATAACGTTCATGATGATGTCAAACTTCCGCTGCCAACATTATCCACCCCTACCCAAAATCGAAGGCCTGCAGCGCTGCCACAAGGCAGCCGAGCTATGTTAACTCCACATCAGACGCTGGAGGTCTGGTCCAAGATGTGACTAGCTCCGCTGCACTTGCTTCAATGTTCACTCGATCCTCAACAATACATTTTTTTGACTCTCCAACTGGTATAGAGAAAGGAACCCGTCACAAAGGGCCTCATCAAAAGCTACCTCTCTTTCCAAAATTATACATCATTATCCTGCCTCAGATACACATAAAAATGGCCTCCAAGTTTACTCCCACGCCCCCAAATTCAACCAATAAGTTGTGGATTTACTTCCAAGGACCGGCCAACGACAATTTTGCCGTGATAAAACTCCACGTCCTCAAGTTGTTATGCACACCCCACACTACTTTCCTCCATATAAACTGGCCCTATCTACCttgaacctccaccaccatttggATAGCATGGCCAAGTTTTCCAACTGAAGCGAACCGACCCCCATCCCTCCTAGATCCTTCGGTGTCATTATATTCTTCCACGAAGCCCAATTCATCTTGTCGTTATCCGGAGTCGAACCCCATAAAAAGTCGCTACACAACTTTTCTAACTTCTTCTTAATAACCCAAACTGGAGCTTTGTATAATGAGAAATAATATGTCGGGAGCGCGTTTAAAACGGACCAGACCAAAGTGGCCACCAAAGGATAACGTATTTGCCCTCCAAAATAATAGCCCTTTTTTGAAGACCTCCACAACCGAATCCCATTTTTTAATTAGGTTCATGTTTGCCCCTACTTGTAATCCCAAATATTTAACCGGAAATTCCCCTCTCATGCATCCTATCACATTCGCCATAATTTGTACATGTGTATCCTCCACACCAACCCCATAAAGGCTACTTTCTTTTAGATTTACCGGAAGCCCCGTAGTGAGATAGAAGCATCTAAGAAGGCGTTTTAGGTTCACCACATTTTGATACCACCACTCGCCCGCAAAAATCACGTCATCAGCATAGAGGAAGTGTGATAAAGGAGGTCCATTAGAAGAAATAGACGAACCTTGAAAATTTCTTTCAGTGCGAGCTTTCTTCATTACACCAGTTAACGCTTCCATGGCAAGCACGAATAGGAAAGAACATAACGGATCACCTTGTCGCAAACCCCTCGAACATGAAAACTCTTGAGTCGGGGAGCCATTAACAAGAACCGATGCACGTGCCGATGTCACTATTGCCATGATGGTCATCCTGAATCCGGATGGTTTTGTTTGGCACCACACACTATGCAACGTTATTGCCATCGGTACTCAACCTCCAAATCATCATCCCTATATGTCCCTACATCCTACAAGCAGCCTTACGCAGAGGGGAAATGAGATGCAATTGAGCATAATAATTGAATGGTTGGCAGTCATGAGTGATGGTTGCGTATATTTAAATCTTGAATTCAAAAAGGTAATTTAATTTCTTCCTCTAAACAAAGGGTGAGCGGGGTTGTCGGGTGGAGTTGGGGCGATGAGTCGAGTTACCGCATGGTAACACCGTCGTCGGCCCCTTCTCCACACGGTGACGTTGATGAATGCGGTAACTATTAACCGCATACGGTGATTGTAATTGTCGAACGTTGGAGGGGCATGTAACGACTATAATGCCgttgtgtttaaaaaaaataatttcttCATTTAAATACCACATTTTACAATTCTTTTTTTCTCACAACTACAAACTAAAAACCTCTTAACCATGGATAAATAAAACAAAGGCGAGGGCAAGAAAAAATGTTCGGGATCCGGTTCGGTGGCAGAACAACGCGATGCGGACAGAGCACTTTTGTGTGATCGGGATTTGGATATGTTTACTAAGCCACACGACAATGTTCCACCGGAGATGTTGTCATTCACTCTAGCCCAAAAACACAAGTTCGCCAAAATTGGTCATGCAATTTcaaatttttagttttattttcctaaTTTTAactttatgtaattttttttaattttaatttaatgtaatgttttttaaattttaatttaatataatgtctttttttagtttaatgtatttttatttttttttaaatatgtctTAATTATTGTTACATAATTTATAGAAAAAATAAAGAACTCGACCTGAAATGACCACCCCTTATGTTTGAGTGGAAATAGGGGAATTGGAGTGGAGACTTAACATGGCATGAAATGATTAGCTTAGGGAGAGTTTACCACTCCCCACAAGATAATCACCTATTTCACCCTAAGATGCAAATACTTGGTTTTAGTGCATGGTTGTAGAAAACTATATATCGTCATTAATTTGGAtgatgtttttgtttttcaatataCGGTATATGGTAGGCTAGCTGATACGGTCATCACGACTCCCGCGAGAGATGATGTGGTAGGGTAGCTACAGATGGGACATTACGACCCATTGACGTGAGTGTAGTCACGTAGAAAGTAGTTAGGGGATACGGTGTGGGTGCGAGATCCAAGCGGCAAAGccgtttgccgcgcggcaaacaccgccgccgaccaACATTGGTCGCGGCAAAAGTTTAAATGCGGTGAGCCATTACCGAAGCGAGAAAGAAGAGGCTGCCACATTTACTACCCCCTATAACGGTAATATGACCGtttgaagtaaaaaaaaaaattgttttttaaatttttttttcaccCTATATACATACCACTCACACattttaaaaaaatacacctttCTCTCTATACTCTCTCAATCTATTCTACACTTTGAAAAATATGGAAGGCTCAAAGAAGGGTGAAGGCAAGAAGAAAATGGTAGGGTCCGGTTCAAAGTCGAAGCCTCAAGATAAACGTGGTTTGGGTGGTAGTAGTGTCCCGTTTAATCCGCAACTTGGGTTTGCGAGTCACACCCAACCTCCATTTTATTTTAACCAACCCATGCATCAACCTTTCGGTTATGATACCCAACCCACCCAAAATTGGATGCAATACGGTCCGAGGATGACTCAAGCCGGTTATTATGATTACTCCCAAGAAGCGCAaaatgcttttgacccgtttgcttttCAAAACCCAATGTCACAATCACCAACCCAAGACGAACAAGATGACGCCGATGAGGAGTTCGTGCCGGAAACACAAGAACATGAGTTAGATGATATTGATGAAGAtgttgcagatgatgaagatgttgCGGATGAACCggaaaaaaaaaaagcaaaagccAAACGGGAAAATTGGTCGCCTAgacaagaagaggcgttggcaaaGGCTTTTGTTCATTGTACTTTGAATAAAAGAAAAGGCAATCAACAAAAGAAGGATAGCTTTTGGAAGAAAGTTCTAAACCACTTTAACGAAACGGTCGGCGGAAGTAATCGAACCCACCACCAAGTTCGATCAAAATGGGTGACGATGCAAACAAAAATTAACACATTCAACGGTCTATATCATCAAGCGGTAATTTTTTTAtacggtttattttttttatacggtttaatttttttatacggtttatttttttatacggtttattttttttatacggtttatttttttatacggtttattttttttatacggTAATTTTTTATACGGTTTATAGGATCGTTTACGTCCTAGCGGGAGTGACGACGCATATGTAATGAAACAAGCGTTAAAGGATTACAAAAGCAAAGAAAATATTGAGTTCGCTCATGTTGCGGCTTGGGAGGTTGTTAGAACAAGTCAAAAGTGGTCGCCGGTACCTTTGTTGAATGAAGAAAGCTCCGGTTCGGGTCTAAAAAGAAAGTCTTCGGATTCGGGAAATTATGCCCGAGGAT contains the following coding sequences:
- the LOC118484170 gene encoding uncharacterized protein LOC118484170 yields the protein MAIVTSARASVLVNGSPTQEFSCSRGLRQGDPLCSFLFVLAMEALTGVMKKARTERNFQGSSISSNGPPLSHFLYADDVIFAGEWWYQNVVNLKRLLRCFYLTTGLPVNLKESSLYGVGVEDTHVQIMANVIGCMRGEFPVKYLGLQVGANMNLIKKWDSVVEVFKKGLLFWRANTLSFGGHFGLVRFKRAPDILFLIIQSSSLGY